A window of Cryptomeria japonica chromosome 3, Sugi_1.0, whole genome shotgun sequence contains these coding sequences:
- the LOC131035090 gene encoding calcium-transporting ATPase, endoplasmic reticulum-type isoform X1 produces the protein MQWTKLKKGQVLFSATDYLVWWFCVLRSMEKKPLCAWSKTVEECLEEYDVSLEKGLSFQEVEKRRQRYGWNELQKEDGKPLWKLVLEQFDDRLVHILLGAALVSFILAYLDKNEIGEASMTAYVEPLVILLILMLNAIVGVWQETNAEKALEALKEMQPEQAKVLRDGFSIPNFPARQLVPGDIVELGVGDKVPADMRIASLKTSTLRMEQSSLTGESHPVIKSTKEVLIDDCELQAKKCMVFAGTTVVNGCCTCIVVSIGMSTEVGKIQVQIQEAALEDDDTPLKKKLDEFGESLTKAIGFVCVLVWIISYKNFLSWDVVDGWPKNITFSFGKCTYYIKVAVALAVAAIPEGLPAVITTCLALGTRKMAKMNAIVRKLPSVETLGCTTVICSDKTGTLTTNQMSVTQFVTLGEIVSSVQEFHVDGTTYNPTDGSILDWPAEMSANLETLAEIAATCNDAGISCEGHQFRATGMPTEAALKVFVEKMGMSDLKASNTGNTGNLIVENGIVKLVYCDQLIEKSKRLALLEFDRIRKSMGVIVRDISGLNRLLVKGAMENVLERSAFQQLADGSIVEMDDASKELLLTKLHQMSSKALRCLGLAYKQDLGEFNDYDGENHPAHMKLLDPANYSEIENNLIFVGLLGLRDSPREEVHEAIKDCREAGIQVMVITGDNKFTAEAICRDIGIFYETENLSGKSYTGKEFMELPLNKRREVLAKPGGRVFSRAEPKHKQDIVRMLKEAGHVVAMTGDGVNDAPALKLADIGIAMGIAGTEVAKEASDMVLADDNFSTIVAAVSEGRSIYNNMKAFIRYMISSNMGEVASIFITAALGMPDGLIPVQLLWVNLVTDGPPATALGFNPSDIDIMRKPPRKSNDSLINAWVFFRYMVIGLYVGLATVGIFALWYTHDSFLGIDFSADGHTLVTFSQLTSWGECPSWEGFEVSPFSAGGRIFSFDSNPCDYFSSGKAKATTLSLSVLVAIELFNSLNALSENNSLLTMPPWINPWLLLAMSVSFGLHALILYVPFLANIFGIVPLSFNEWCLVIVVSFPVILIDEVLKLIGRRMSTVHQKYKTV, from the exons ATTATTTGGTTTGGTGGTTTTGCGTTTTGAGATCCATGGAGAAAAAGCCATTATGTGCCTGGTCCAAAACAGTGGAGGAATGTTTGGAAGAATACGATGTGAGTTTAGAAAAAGGTCTAAGCTTTCAAGAAGTTGAGAAACGCCGACAAAGATATGGGTGGAATGAACTTCAGAAGGAAGATGGCAAACCTTTGTGGAAGCTGGTTCTAGAACAATTTGACGATAGACTGGTTCATATACTGTTGGGGGCAGCTTTAGTTTCATTCATTCTTGCCTACTTGGATAAAAATGAGATTGGGGAGGCAAGCATGACAGCCTACGTGGAGCCTTTGGTAATTCTCTTAATTCTCATGCTCAATGCTATTGTAGGAGTATGGCAGGAGACTAATGCTGAGAAGGCTTTAGAAGCCCTGAAAGAAATGCAACCAGAGCAAGCAAAGGTCTTGAGAGATGGATTTAGTATTCCCAATTTTCCAGCTCGGCAACTTGTTCCTGGGGATATAGTTGAACTGGGGGTGGGAGATAAGGTTCCTGCAGACATGAGAATTGCATCCCTGAAGACATCAACCTTGAGGATGGAACAGAGCTCCCTCACTGGAGAGAGCCACCCTGTTATCAAAAGCACAAAAGAGGTCCTTATAGACGACTGTGAGTTGCAGGCTAAAAAATGCATGGTTTTTGCAGGAACCACTGTTGTCAATGGTTGTTGTACTTGCATTGTTGTTAGCATTGGAATGTCTACAGAGGTAGGAAAAATTCAAGTACAAATCCAGGAAGCTGCCCTTGAAGATGATGATACACCTTTGAAAAAGAAACTAGATGAATTTGGGGAAAGTCTTACAAAAGCTATTGGATTTGTTTGTGTTCTAGTGTGGATCATCAGCTATAAGAATTTTCTCtcatgggatgttgttgatggttGGCCAAAGAATATCACATTCTCATTTGGGAAGTGTACCTATTATATCAAGGTTGCTGTTGCTTTGGCTGTTGCGGCTATTCCTGAAGGATTGCCTGCTGTCATTACTACTTGTTTGGCACTTGGGACTCGAAAGATGGCAAAAATGAATGCCATTGTGCGCAAGCTTCCTAGTGTTGAAACTCTGGGTTGTACAACAGTGATTTGCTCTGACAAGACAGGCACACTTACAACAAATCAGATGTCTGTTACTCAATTTGTAACCTTAGGTGAGATCGTGAGTTCAGTTCAAGAATTTCATGTAGACGGAACAACATATAACCCCACTGATGGAAGCATCTTAGATTGGCCAGCAGAAATGAGTGCGAATTTGGAAACTCTTGCAGAAATTGCTGCAACTTGCAATGATGCAGGAATTTCTTGTGAAGGTCACCAATTCCGTGCTACAGGAATGCCCACCGAAGCAGCTCTGAAG GTTTTCGTTGAAAAGATGGGAATGTCAGATTTGAAGGCCTCAAACACTGGTAACACTGGCAATTTAATTGTTGAGAATGGCATAGTAAAATTAG TTTATTGCGATCAGTTGATAGAAAAATCAAAGAGATTGGCTTTATTGGAGTTTGATCGAATCCGGAAATCCATGGGTGTTATTGTTAGAGATATCTCTGGACTGAATCGCCTCTTAGTGAAG GGTGCTATGGAAAATGTATTGGAAAGAAGTGCTTTCCAGCAATTAGCAGATGGAAGCATAGTTGAAATGGATGATGCATCCAAAGAATTACTCTTGACGAAGCTTCACCAAATGAGTTCAAAGGCTTTGCGTTGTTTAGGCCTTGCATACAAACAAGACTTGGGAGAGTTCAATGATTACGATGGAGAGAATCATCCTGCTCATATGAAATTGTTAGACCCTGCAAATTATTCTGAGATAGAAAATAATTTAATCTTTGTCGGTCTTCTTGGATTGAGA GATTCTCCTCGTGAAGAAGTTCATGAAGcaataaaagattgtagagaagCCGGTATTCAAGTAATGGTGATTACTGGTGATAACAAGTTCACAGCAGAAGCCATCTGTCGAGATATTGGTATATTTTATGAAACAGAGAATCTTAGTGGGAAAAGTTATACTGGAAAAGAATTCATGGAACTTCCTTTGAACAAGCGTCGTGAAGTTCTGGCAAAGCCTGGTGGTCGTGTTTTCTCTCGAGCAGAACCCAAGCACAAGCAAGATATAGTTCGCATGCTCAAAGAAGCTGGCCATGTTGTTGCCATGACTGGAGATGGTGTTAACGATGCACCTGCTTTAAAGCTTGCAGACATTGGAATTGCCATGGGAATTGCTGGTACAGAG GTTGCGAAGGAAGCATCAGATATGGTCTTGGCCGATGATAATTTCAGCACCATTGTTGCTGCTGTTTCAGAAGGACGTTCAATCTACAATAACATGAAAGCCTTTATAAG GTACATGATATCATCAAACATGGGTGAGGTAGCTTCTATATTTATAACTGCTGCATTAGGCATGCCTGATGGTTTGATACCAGTGCAGCTTCTCTGGGTAAATTTGGTCACAGATGGTCCTCCTGCAACAGCTCTTGGTTTCAATCCTTCTGACATAGATATCATGCGAAAACCACCTCGAAAAAGCAATGATAGCCTAATCAATGCTTGGGTGTTTTTCCGCTACATG GTCATTGGTTTATATGTGGGGCTTGCAACGGTTGGTATATTTGCTTTGTGGTACACACATGATTCATTTTTAGGGATTGATTTCTCTGCAGATGGCCACACATTGGTAACCTTTTCACAGCTCACTTCATGGGGTGAATGTCCATCTTGGGAAGGTTTTGAAGTTTCACCTTTTTCAGCTGGTGGGAGAATTTTTTCATTTGATTCCAATCCTTGTGATTATTTTTCAAGTGGAAAAGCAAAAGCAACAACTCTTTCTCTCTCTGTACTAGTAGCCATTGAGTTGTTTAACTCACTCAATGCTCTGTCTGAGAATAATAGTTTGCTCACCATGCCACCTTGGATAAATCCTTGGCTATTGTTGGCAATGTCTGTTTCTTTTGGGCTCCATGCTTTGATCCTATATGTTCCATTTCTTGCTAACATTTTCGGCATTGTACCCTTGAGCTTTAATGAGTGGTGTTTAGTTATAGTGGTTTCATTTCCAGTGATTCTGATAGATGAAGTTCTAAAATTAATTGGAAGGAGAATGTCAACAGTACACCAGAAGTACAAAACAGTTTAA
- the LOC131035090 gene encoding calcium-transporting ATPase, endoplasmic reticulum-type isoform X2: MEKKPLCAWSKTVEECLEEYDVSLEKGLSFQEVEKRRQRYGWNELQKEDGKPLWKLVLEQFDDRLVHILLGAALVSFILAYLDKNEIGEASMTAYVEPLVILLILMLNAIVGVWQETNAEKALEALKEMQPEQAKVLRDGFSIPNFPARQLVPGDIVELGVGDKVPADMRIASLKTSTLRMEQSSLTGESHPVIKSTKEVLIDDCELQAKKCMVFAGTTVVNGCCTCIVVSIGMSTEVGKIQVQIQEAALEDDDTPLKKKLDEFGESLTKAIGFVCVLVWIISYKNFLSWDVVDGWPKNITFSFGKCTYYIKVAVALAVAAIPEGLPAVITTCLALGTRKMAKMNAIVRKLPSVETLGCTTVICSDKTGTLTTNQMSVTQFVTLGEIVSSVQEFHVDGTTYNPTDGSILDWPAEMSANLETLAEIAATCNDAGISCEGHQFRATGMPTEAALKVFVEKMGMSDLKASNTGNTGNLIVENGIVKLVYCDQLIEKSKRLALLEFDRIRKSMGVIVRDISGLNRLLVKGAMENVLERSAFQQLADGSIVEMDDASKELLLTKLHQMSSKALRCLGLAYKQDLGEFNDYDGENHPAHMKLLDPANYSEIENNLIFVGLLGLRDSPREEVHEAIKDCREAGIQVMVITGDNKFTAEAICRDIGIFYETENLSGKSYTGKEFMELPLNKRREVLAKPGGRVFSRAEPKHKQDIVRMLKEAGHVVAMTGDGVNDAPALKLADIGIAMGIAGTEVAKEASDMVLADDNFSTIVAAVSEGRSIYNNMKAFIRYMISSNMGEVASIFITAALGMPDGLIPVQLLWVNLVTDGPPATALGFNPSDIDIMRKPPRKSNDSLINAWVFFRYMVIGLYVGLATVGIFALWYTHDSFLGIDFSADGHTLVTFSQLTSWGECPSWEGFEVSPFSAGGRIFSFDSNPCDYFSSGKAKATTLSLSVLVAIELFNSLNALSENNSLLTMPPWINPWLLLAMSVSFGLHALILYVPFLANIFGIVPLSFNEWCLVIVVSFPVILIDEVLKLIGRRMSTVHQKYKTV; the protein is encoded by the exons ATGGAGAAAAAGCCATTATGTGCCTGGTCCAAAACAGTGGAGGAATGTTTGGAAGAATACGATGTGAGTTTAGAAAAAGGTCTAAGCTTTCAAGAAGTTGAGAAACGCCGACAAAGATATGGGTGGAATGAACTTCAGAAGGAAGATGGCAAACCTTTGTGGAAGCTGGTTCTAGAACAATTTGACGATAGACTGGTTCATATACTGTTGGGGGCAGCTTTAGTTTCATTCATTCTTGCCTACTTGGATAAAAATGAGATTGGGGAGGCAAGCATGACAGCCTACGTGGAGCCTTTGGTAATTCTCTTAATTCTCATGCTCAATGCTATTGTAGGAGTATGGCAGGAGACTAATGCTGAGAAGGCTTTAGAAGCCCTGAAAGAAATGCAACCAGAGCAAGCAAAGGTCTTGAGAGATGGATTTAGTATTCCCAATTTTCCAGCTCGGCAACTTGTTCCTGGGGATATAGTTGAACTGGGGGTGGGAGATAAGGTTCCTGCAGACATGAGAATTGCATCCCTGAAGACATCAACCTTGAGGATGGAACAGAGCTCCCTCACTGGAGAGAGCCACCCTGTTATCAAAAGCACAAAAGAGGTCCTTATAGACGACTGTGAGTTGCAGGCTAAAAAATGCATGGTTTTTGCAGGAACCACTGTTGTCAATGGTTGTTGTACTTGCATTGTTGTTAGCATTGGAATGTCTACAGAGGTAGGAAAAATTCAAGTACAAATCCAGGAAGCTGCCCTTGAAGATGATGATACACCTTTGAAAAAGAAACTAGATGAATTTGGGGAAAGTCTTACAAAAGCTATTGGATTTGTTTGTGTTCTAGTGTGGATCATCAGCTATAAGAATTTTCTCtcatgggatgttgttgatggttGGCCAAAGAATATCACATTCTCATTTGGGAAGTGTACCTATTATATCAAGGTTGCTGTTGCTTTGGCTGTTGCGGCTATTCCTGAAGGATTGCCTGCTGTCATTACTACTTGTTTGGCACTTGGGACTCGAAAGATGGCAAAAATGAATGCCATTGTGCGCAAGCTTCCTAGTGTTGAAACTCTGGGTTGTACAACAGTGATTTGCTCTGACAAGACAGGCACACTTACAACAAATCAGATGTCTGTTACTCAATTTGTAACCTTAGGTGAGATCGTGAGTTCAGTTCAAGAATTTCATGTAGACGGAACAACATATAACCCCACTGATGGAAGCATCTTAGATTGGCCAGCAGAAATGAGTGCGAATTTGGAAACTCTTGCAGAAATTGCTGCAACTTGCAATGATGCAGGAATTTCTTGTGAAGGTCACCAATTCCGTGCTACAGGAATGCCCACCGAAGCAGCTCTGAAG GTTTTCGTTGAAAAGATGGGAATGTCAGATTTGAAGGCCTCAAACACTGGTAACACTGGCAATTTAATTGTTGAGAATGGCATAGTAAAATTAG TTTATTGCGATCAGTTGATAGAAAAATCAAAGAGATTGGCTTTATTGGAGTTTGATCGAATCCGGAAATCCATGGGTGTTATTGTTAGAGATATCTCTGGACTGAATCGCCTCTTAGTGAAG GGTGCTATGGAAAATGTATTGGAAAGAAGTGCTTTCCAGCAATTAGCAGATGGAAGCATAGTTGAAATGGATGATGCATCCAAAGAATTACTCTTGACGAAGCTTCACCAAATGAGTTCAAAGGCTTTGCGTTGTTTAGGCCTTGCATACAAACAAGACTTGGGAGAGTTCAATGATTACGATGGAGAGAATCATCCTGCTCATATGAAATTGTTAGACCCTGCAAATTATTCTGAGATAGAAAATAATTTAATCTTTGTCGGTCTTCTTGGATTGAGA GATTCTCCTCGTGAAGAAGTTCATGAAGcaataaaagattgtagagaagCCGGTATTCAAGTAATGGTGATTACTGGTGATAACAAGTTCACAGCAGAAGCCATCTGTCGAGATATTGGTATATTTTATGAAACAGAGAATCTTAGTGGGAAAAGTTATACTGGAAAAGAATTCATGGAACTTCCTTTGAACAAGCGTCGTGAAGTTCTGGCAAAGCCTGGTGGTCGTGTTTTCTCTCGAGCAGAACCCAAGCACAAGCAAGATATAGTTCGCATGCTCAAAGAAGCTGGCCATGTTGTTGCCATGACTGGAGATGGTGTTAACGATGCACCTGCTTTAAAGCTTGCAGACATTGGAATTGCCATGGGAATTGCTGGTACAGAG GTTGCGAAGGAAGCATCAGATATGGTCTTGGCCGATGATAATTTCAGCACCATTGTTGCTGCTGTTTCAGAAGGACGTTCAATCTACAATAACATGAAAGCCTTTATAAG GTACATGATATCATCAAACATGGGTGAGGTAGCTTCTATATTTATAACTGCTGCATTAGGCATGCCTGATGGTTTGATACCAGTGCAGCTTCTCTGGGTAAATTTGGTCACAGATGGTCCTCCTGCAACAGCTCTTGGTTTCAATCCTTCTGACATAGATATCATGCGAAAACCACCTCGAAAAAGCAATGATAGCCTAATCAATGCTTGGGTGTTTTTCCGCTACATG GTCATTGGTTTATATGTGGGGCTTGCAACGGTTGGTATATTTGCTTTGTGGTACACACATGATTCATTTTTAGGGATTGATTTCTCTGCAGATGGCCACACATTGGTAACCTTTTCACAGCTCACTTCATGGGGTGAATGTCCATCTTGGGAAGGTTTTGAAGTTTCACCTTTTTCAGCTGGTGGGAGAATTTTTTCATTTGATTCCAATCCTTGTGATTATTTTTCAAGTGGAAAAGCAAAAGCAACAACTCTTTCTCTCTCTGTACTAGTAGCCATTGAGTTGTTTAACTCACTCAATGCTCTGTCTGAGAATAATAGTTTGCTCACCATGCCACCTTGGATAAATCCTTGGCTATTGTTGGCAATGTCTGTTTCTTTTGGGCTCCATGCTTTGATCCTATATGTTCCATTTCTTGCTAACATTTTCGGCATTGTACCCTTGAGCTTTAATGAGTGGTGTTTAGTTATAGTGGTTTCATTTCCAGTGATTCTGATAGATGAAGTTCTAAAATTAATTGGAAGGAGAATGTCAACAGTACACCAGAAGTACAAAACAGTTTAA